In Callospermophilus lateralis isolate mCalLat2 chromosome 4, mCalLat2.hap1, whole genome shotgun sequence, one genomic interval encodes:
- the LOC143398184 gene encoding LOW QUALITY PROTEIN: disintegrin and metalloproteinase domain-containing protein 29-like (The sequence of the model RefSeq protein was modified relative to this genomic sequence to represent the inferred CDS: substituted 1 base at 1 genomic stop codon), translated as MKIFFWLHWLGVFQLYPGFTQAEHPQYHSPPEVVIPLKVAGTTKGLKHAGWLSYSLHFGSQRHIIHIKAKKHLLSKHLPVFTYTAQGSLFEDQPFIQNDCYYHGYVEGDPESLVSLSACSGGFQGMLQINNIAYEIMPKEFSTTFEHLVYKMDNEETEFLTRRSSFMQDEISCKLDFQEIHNFTLKHNSYVRWWTDVWYVRLAVVVDHTLYLHFQSNISKIQEQIFITTNVVDSIYDDLDVNVLLLGIEVWTEVNYIVVDDIQKSLSAFSQWKAKSLSPHLSHDAVHLYINSRLGGQPGKAYMHGICTKRYNCIIATHLNKSLNEFAINAAHELGHLLGMFHDADICECRQKSCIMGQDKDFATKFSNCSYSEFWKMTVQNQNCARNYVQTKDMSKRCGNGIVEEEEECDCGPLQYCAKDACCLSNCTLSKGSTCAFGLCCKDCMFLPAGEVCRKQINECDLPEWCNGTSHKCPEDVHMQDGNLCNDRAYCHDKRCNDRNKQCKDIFGHTAMNANLNCYEKMNTRGDRFGHCGTHQSTYIKCNIPDILCGRLQCENVTLIPSLGDHSSVHRTQFNGITCWGTDFHLGMFIPDIGEVKDGTECGPERICLHRKCVPMSHLKSDCSVKTCNMRGVCNSKHHCHCNDNWAPPDCKEEGSGGSVDSGPPPKRXEGKRIHPSKWYIIIL; from the coding sequence ATGAAGATATTTTTCTGGCTACATTGGCTTGGGGTATTTCAGCTCTATCCTGGATTCACCCAGGCTGAGCACCCCCAATATCACAGCCCCCCAGAGGTAGTGATTCCTTTGAAGGTAGCTGGCACTACTAAAGGATTGAAGCATGCAGGTTGGCTCTCTTATAGCCTGCATTTTGGGAGCCAGAGACACATTATCCATATCAAGGCCAAGAAACACTTGCTGTCCAAACACCTACCAGTGTTCACCTACACAGCCCAAGGTTCTCTATTTGAGGATCAACCTtttatccagaatgactgctattATCATGGTTATGTGGAGGGGGACCCAGAATCCCTGGTTTCCCTTAGTGCTTGTTCTGGAGGCTTTCAAGGAATGTTACAGATAAACAACATTGCTTATGAAATCATGCCCAAGGAGTTTTCTACGACATTTGAACATCTGGTTTATAAAATGGACAATGAGGAGACAGAATTCCTAACAAGAAGGTCCAGCTTTATGCAAGATGAAATATCATGCAAACTAGACTTTCAAGAGATTCATAATTTCACTCTGAAGCACAATTCTTATGTGAGATGGTGGACTGATGTGTGGTATGTTAGATTAGCAGTGGTAGTGGATCATACCCTATACCTTCATTTTCAAAGTAATATATCCAAGATACAGGAGCAAATATTTATTACTACAAATGTAGTGGATTCCATTTATGATGATTTAGATGTTAATGTATTATTACTTGGTATTGAGGTCTGGACTGAAGTAAACTATATTGTAGTAGATGACATACAGAAATCTCTGTCAGCATTTAGTCAATGGAAGGCAAAAAGCCTTTCTCCTCATCTATCACATGATGCTGTGCATCTTTACATAAATTCAAGATTAGGTGGACAACCTGGTAAAGCCTACATGCATGGTATATGTACAAAGAGATACAACTGTATAATTGCTACTCACCTAAACAAATCCTTGAATGAGTTTGCAATCAATGCAGCCCATGAGCTAGGTCATCTTTTAGGTATGTTTCATGATGCTGATATATGTGAATGTAGGCAAAAGTCATGTATAATGGGTCAGGATAAAGATTTTGCAACAAAGTTCAGCAACTGCAGTTATTCTGAGTTTTGGAAAATGACTGTACAAAACCAAAACTGTGCACGTAACTATGTTCAGACAAAAGATATGTCGAAGCGCTGTGGGAATGGAATTGTTGAAGAAGAGGAGGAGTGTGACTGTGGACCTTTACAATATTGTGCAAAAGATGCCTGCTGtctctcaaactgtactctgagtAAGGGGTCTACTTGTGCTTTTGGACTTTGTTGCAAAGACTGCATGTTCTTGCCTGCAGGTGAAGTGTGTAGAAAACAGATCAATGAATGTGATCTTCCAGAGTGGTGCAATGGGACATCCCATAAATGTCCAGAGGATGTACATATGCAAGATGGAAATCTCTGTAACGACAGGGCCTACTGTCATGATAAAAGATGCAATGACCGCAATAAACAGTGCAAGGATATTTTTGGCCACACAGCAATGAATGCAAATTTGAATTGTTATGAGAAAATGAATACTAGAGGTGACCGCTTTGGTCACTGTGGCACACATCAATCTACATACATAAAATGTAACATTCCAGACATCCTTTGTGGGAGACTTCAGTGTGAGAACGTGACTCTAATTCCCTCTTTGGGAGACCATTCTAGTGTGCATAGGACTCAGTTCAATGGCATCACCTGCTGGGGAACTGACTTTCATTTGGGGATGTTCATACCTGATATTGGTGAAGTGAAAGATGGCACAGAATGTGGTCCAGAACGTATCTGCTTGCATAGAAAGTGTGTCCCTATGTCTCACTTAAAAAGTGATTGTTCGGTTAAGACCTGTAACATGAGGGGTGTCTGCAATAGTAAACATCATTGCCATTGCAATGATAACTGGGCCCCACCCGACTGCAAGGAAGAGGGTAGTGGAGGCAGTGTTGATAGTGGCCCACCCCCTAAGAGATAGGAAGGAAAACGTATTCACCCATCAAAATGGTACATCATTATCTTGTGA